The following are from one region of the Lonchura striata isolate bLonStr1 chromosome 26, bLonStr1.mat, whole genome shotgun sequence genome:
- the SDC3 gene encoding syndecan-3 — protein MPGEVPPPAPRGLRSLPLLLLLLLGARAALAQRWRNENYERPVDLEGSGDDDPFGEDELDDIYSGSGSGYFEPEPGLDTAVSLTTDTLVTLPTTAAVLPVTAAQPVATPLEPSPTPQDTTPGQATSTFLIPRTTEAPVVPSWKATTTSTTASEPPTTTATTTTTMATTTTTTTTTEATTTTSSTTVATAKPTTIRRFLPPLATKAATTRATTLETPTTPVPETSTPTEVATARLVPTSTAKPRALPKPSTSRTAEFPEKSTALPPTATTLPPTEAPQMEPGEVTTAPDKEPEVPASSGPSGDFEIREEEETTRPDLGNEVMAVVTPPAPGPGRNVETGLMDNTIDSGNSAAQLPQKNILERKEVLIAVIVGGVVGALFAAFLVMLLIYRMKKKDEGSYTLEEPKQANVTYQKPDKQEEFYA, from the exons GCTCAGCGCTGGCGCAATGAGAACTACGAGAGGCCCGTGGACCTGGAGGGCTCCGGGGACGACGACCCCTTTGGAGAAGATGAGCTGGATGACATCTACTCCGGCTCTGGCTCGGGGT ATTTTGAGCCGGAGCCGGGGCTGGACACGGCCGTGAGCCTGACCACGGACACGCTGGTGACGCTGCCCACCACGGCGGCCGTGCTGCCCGTCACCGCTGCCCAGCCCGTGGCAACGCCCCTGGAGCCATCCCCCACCCCTCAGGACACCACCCCCGGGCAGGCCACCAGCACCTTCCTCATCCCCAGGACCACAGAAGCGCCGGTGGTGCCCAGCTGGAAAGccaccaccaccagcaccacGGCCAGCGAGCCCCCAACCACCACGGCCACCACCACCACtaccatggccaccaccaccaccaccaccaccaccacggAGGCCACCACGACCACGAGCAGCACCACCGTGGCCACGGCCAAGCCCACCACCATCCGGAGGTTCCTGCCCCCCTTGGCCACCAAGGCAGCCACCACCCGGGCCACCACCCTGGAGACCCCCACCACACCCGTCCCCGAAACCAGCACGCCAACAGAGGTGGCCACGGCACGCCTTGTCCCCACCAGCACGGCCAAGCCCAGGGCCCTGCCAAAGCCCAGCACCTCGAGGACTGCAGAGTTCCCCGAGAAAAGCACGGCCTTGCCACCCACGGCCACCACGCTGCCGCCCACAGAGGCTCCCCAG ATGGAGCCAGGGGAGGTGACAACAGCCCCTGACAAGGAGCCAGAGGTCCCGGCCAGCAGCGGCCCCAGCGGGGACTTCGAGAtccgggaggaggaggagacgaCTCGTCCCGACCTCGGGAACGAGGTGATGGCCGTGGTGAcgccgccggcgccggggcccggcaggaaCGTGGAGACAGGGCTGATGGACAACACGATAGACTCAGGCAACTCGGCTGCTCAGCTGCCCCAGAAAAACATCCTGGAGAGGAAAGAGGTGTTGATAG CGGTCATCGTGGGTGGCGTGGTGGGCGCCCTTTTCGCCGCCTTCCTGGTGATGCTGCTCATCTACcgcatgaagaagaaggacgAGGGCAGCTACACCCTGGAGGAGCCCAAGCAGGCCAACGTCACCTACCAGAAGCCCGACAAGCAGGAGGAGTTCTACGCGTAG